A window of Theropithecus gelada isolate Dixy chromosome 8, Tgel_1.0, whole genome shotgun sequence genomic DNA:
TGTCTCAAGCTTCATGGCTGAGGCACTTATaataaaaggcagagaaaagcatacaaatttatttaagttttacatgacatgggAACATTCAGAAaggaagacccaaagaaacagggaaacctGCGTATTTTTATGCTAAATTTGGTGAAGAGTGGACAGTAATGTAACAGCGTGATTGGATCTGATGGTAACACACTAGGTAATAAACTGGGGGAACTTACCagggcctgtttgttcagattattCCTGTGTCTAtggatttcattcctttcttggCATAAGACAAGACCCCTTTGGAGTGGTTCTCATGACCTACTTCATGAGGAGGTCAGCTAGATTTTAGGGTCTGCTTCAGAGGAGAAGGGGGTGAAGGTAAGGTAAGAGTAACcttgtttctgctgttttcttaaGTGCCAAGGTGCCGTACTTTGGGATAGTGTGTCTTGAACCTCATCAGAGACCCGCTCACTTCTTTGAGTGCCAGGCAGAGGTAGGAGGGTGTGCCCTGCAAAGGCACAGGCTTCTTCTGGAGCTGGCCTCTGCTCACCACCTGATGATCTTCTCTGCATCACCCTCTCTCTCAGTTCTCTTGAAGGCAGGAGGTTATAGCGGGTATATTCAGTTGCCTTTTCATAAAACAGGCAGGAGTTGGTGTCTTACCACAGTTGTTTTCTCCTTAGAAGGTGAGATATTGAGAACAGTTTTATCTCCAGGGTAGAGTACCTACATCTcgccagaagaaaaagaagagttttttgtttgtttgtttgtttttgagacggagtttggttcttgttgcccaggctggagtgcaatggtgtgatcttggctcaccgcaacctctgcctcccaggttcaagtggttctcctgcctcatcctccctagtagctgggattacaggcatatgccaccacacccagctaattttgtatttttttttttttttttgagacggagtcttgctcagtcgctcaggctgcagtgcagtggtgcgatctcagctcgccaccgcatctgcctcccgggttcacggcattctcctgcctcagcctcctgagtagctgggactatagggacccaccaccatgcccttttaattttttgtatttttagtagagacggggtttcactgtgttagccaggatgatctcgatctcctgacctcgtgatccgcctgcctcggcctcccagagtgctgggattacatgcgtgagccactgtgcctggcctaattttgtagttttagtagagatggggtttctccatgttggtcaggctggtctcgaactcctgacctcaggtgatctgcttgctcggcctcccaaagtgttaggattacaggcgtgagccaccgcatccagccagaTCCCTCATTTTTTTGTTCTAGtatttatttggatttatatgattagcagtttttcttttctatgtttctGTGTTCAGTTTTCTGAAGCAATATTTGTTGTCACTAGAGTTTAGTACTTTGTcaagttttctcatatgtaaatgAAGGTACTGTCtacatctttaaaatagaaacagtatgagaattaagtgaaataatgattACATAATAGGAGAATACCTGAGTACTTGACTTAGTAaatattagtttgtttttctcctcttttttttttgctcttgctttttgTTAGATAACAGGAAAACTTGGctgttaatgtaatttttttttttttgagacagtcttgctctgccacccaggctggagtgcagtggcttgatgtcagctcactgcaaccgccacctcctgagttcaggtgattctcctgcctcagcctcccgactagctgggattacaggcatgtgctaccaatttttgtctttttagtagagacggggtttcaccatgttggtcagtctggtctcgaactcctgacctcaggcagtatgcctgcctttggcctcccaaagtgctgggattataggcatgagccaccatgcccagcctgttaatttaaaatttagaggGGATAAAATCAAAGGTGTCAGAAGTTAGGGTGATATTTACTGTAAGCATTGGATTAGATTAATAGGCTAGCTTTGGgattaaattttgtttctttttctttttgagacgaagtctcactctgtcacccaggctggagtgcagtggcacggtctcagctcactgcaacctccgcctcccgggttcatgccattctcctgcctcagcctcccgagtagctgggactacaggcgcccaccactgcaccgagctaattttttgtatttttaatggagatggggtttcaccgttgtctcgatcttctgactCGTGatctgcctcggccccccaaagtgttgggattacaggtgtgagccaccgtgcccagcctaaaattttttttcttaacataaaaTCCTTCAGAAAAGagctttggttttttgtttgtttgtttgttttttaacttaaaaggAATTGAGGTAGAATTTACATGTAGTGAAATGCACAGATGTGCCGTGAGTTTGACAAATGTAGCTTGTTACCCCTACGGAAATAAAGAACATTCCCGTCAGTCCAGAAAGCTCCCTGTGCCCTTTCCCACACCCACCCCTGCTTCCTGCACCTGAGAGATTTGCAAGTTGTAGAGCTTTGATAAGTAGGGTCATATAGTGTGTACACTTACGGTTCTCGTCTTTACTCAGCATGAAGTCTGAGCAATTCAGTTGTGTTATCTCAGGTAGTAGgagtgtgtttctttttattgttgaatagtattttactatatggatataccacagtgtgtttatcaatttttttaatggacatttggatttaATCTACATTATTgcttttacaaataaagctgctatgggCATTCTTGTAGAAGTCTTTTTGTGAACATGTTTGTTTCCATTTCGTTTGGGTAAATGcctaggaatagaattgctgtatcagggccgggcgcggtggcttgcgccggtaatcccagcactttgggaggccgaggcaggcagatcacgaggtcaggagatcgagaccatccttgctaacacggtgaaaccccgtctctactaaaaataccaaaaattagccaggcgtggtggcgggtgcctgtagtcccagctacttgggaggctgaggcaggagaatggcgtgaacccgggaggtggagcttgcagttagtgagtcgagatcgctccactgcactccgacctgggcgacagcaagactctgtctcaaaaaaaaaaaaaaagaattgctctATCATAGGGGTGTCTGATATGCATCCAGATTGGAGAACCACAGCCAAGATAATCTTTAGATCTATctgattttagtcatttttatatattgaaagtGCTGgggatattattaatatttgcttgCTATTAATCTCAGAAAAGTTTTATatagctttttttcttaaaaatattgaaatatttaataacatacaTATAAGATTGTTGCATAGGTTTTACATTAGAGTAGTTTAATACTGCAAATCTGACCTCCATTTGGATAGCTGTTGTTTATGGGGACAGGATCAGTTTGAGTAGGTGAGATCTGTAGATGATTGATTAGCTTCCTCCCTCTCTGGTCTTATTCAGCAGCCAGCAGATACtaaatttttcactttcatttatttatgtatatatttttatgttattttaattataatttagaaaatttattaaaatttcaataattataaattctctttaaaacaatttttttctttttaatctcctgAGTCAAGGTgaggattcatttatttttttttggtttttttttttttttttttgagacggagtcttgctctgtcgcccgggctggagtgcagtggccagatctcagctctctgcaagctccccctcccgggtttatgccattctcctgcctcagcctcccgtgtagctgcccgccacctcgcccagctagttttttgtattttttagtagaaacggggtttcaccgtgttagccaggatggtctcgatctcctgacctcgtgatccgcccatcttggcctcccaaagtgctgggattacaggcttgagccaccgcgcccggccaaggattcgtttattttttactttgctgTTTTAATGGTACACTAATAAGTTAACCAAGTGAACAAAAGCCATAGGAGAAAGAAGAGCTAATTTATAGGCCTGAAAATAAGCCCTGGATAATCTAGAAGCTTTAAGTTTGATACCTATTTGAAAATGATGTGTAAACATAAAGTTTGCTATTGTTTCTCTGAATTCAGATAATGGGATTTAATGAACCTCAAAATTAATGAAGTAGCAACGTAAGTATAACTAACAGGagacataaaataattatgttttattgcTGCACAATGGTATAatgtggggttttcttttttgctagaAGTTATTGATTGCCATATTAAGTAGGATGATCATATAATTTGTTATCCAACAAGACCCTTTTGAGAATGAAAACAGGCACTATTAATAGTCAATTCTGGAACAATAGGAATAAGCAGAACTGTTGTGTAAAACAGAAACCTCATATATGTTTGACACAAGTCTCAAGTAGCCCCTCCCTCTACAATGTAAAATTTTTAGCAAAATCTAAATTTAAGTggtttggtttttcctttttccttcttccttctaatTTGTTACAGGCATCATTTTTATCACAAAAGCAAGTTGTGATCATATTGATAATACTTTGTAGAATTAATTTGGTAAGATCTCATggaattaattttgtaaaatctcaatttttaagTATGCTTATTGCATTTTTTCTCACCATAGAGGTGAAATAAATTtgaatgtggaaaaataaattcttgatCATAAACACTGTCTTAtcaagtacattcatattgtacttttcctttttttttttttttagcatttagaCATTAATATTTTAGGTATTGTTATTTtgattgtcttttgttttttgccttcCAGACAAATTATGAAAACAGAATATATAGCCTGAAAGTAGAATGTGGACCTAAATACCCAGAAGCTCCTCCGTCAGTTAGATTtgtaacaaaaattaatatgaatgGAATAAATAATTCCAGTGGGATGGTAAGTTAATATAGTCATATTGGTTTTATATAACATAATGTATAGAGTTATATGTtaattatacatacacacagcaTAATATGTGTAAGATATTAATATGTAGTTAggagaaagtttttaaaagaggACTTTTGTTAAGCCAGAAGTCTAAAGAAGGTTGcattatgttgtttttattttattaatataaattaggCCATCCTTAAAAACCTTAATGTGCTTGCCTGGAATAGATGTATGTGGtggttaaaacttttttttttctttcttttttttttttttctggaaacagagtctcactctgtcgcccaggctggagtacaatagtgtgatctcggctcactgcaacctccgcctcctgggttcaagcgattctcctgcctcagcctcccgagtagctgggattacgggcacccaccatcatgcccggttaatttttgtatttttgtagagacggggtttcacagtgtttggccaggctggtctcgaactcctcaccttaggtgatccgcctgcctcggcctcccaaaatgctgggattacaaatgtgagccactgtgcccggccaaaagtttTCTTAGGGTTTTAATTGCCTTAGTAGTCATATTTCAGTTGATCTTTATTTGGTAAAAAGATGACCATTATTGGGCGGGGCATGGTGCTCACTCCTGTagagattgccactgcactccagcctgggtgaaagagtgaaacgcCGTCAGAAATAAAGATGATCATTATTTCTCTTTGAATGTTACTTTTCTGAGGGTTAAGGTACACTTGGTGGGATTAAAAGGATGACTGTTCATGAAAAGGATGAATATTCataaagggtttttttctttgaggagcAAGTATATCTGTGTTGAAACAATCATGGCTGAGCATCattgtctgtttatttttgggtttcactctgtcccccaggctgtagtgcagtggtactcCCCCACttcccctggcctcaagtgattctcccacttcagactTCTAAGTACGTGAGACTacaaggcacatgccaccaagcccagctaatttttatattttttggtagagatggggttttgtcatgttggccaggctggactcaaactcctgacctcaagtgatccgcccaccttggcctcccaaagtgctgggattacaggcgtgagtcactgtgtccagcctattGTCTCTTTAAACAAAATGACATGCCCTGCTTGACCCACACAAGTTAGTTAGTAGAAACAGCTGAATTTCCAATATGAGTAGATTGTTAAGTTCATGATAAGTCTTTGAAGCCTAGGCTCTCTTGGTGCCATGTTGAGAGCACAccacatacaaaatacattttaggaagCAAAATAACATATCATCATCATAAAATTAGTATCATCCATCTTAGGAAATAGGATCTCAGTATCCTTGATTTCTCATCCCATCCCTGTGTTTCCTCTCTCTACCAGTGTATTTTGTACTACAAATGTATCACATATGTACACAAATtcatcctcctttcttctctccttctctctttccttctcatctATTTACCATCTGTTAAAAATTACGAGTTTATACTAACAACTCCCACTAATTTTATTCTAAGACTATAGGGTTTGTTCTGTGATTCTTCATTTCCATttgagaaacctggctcccatGCTCCCCAATGCATTTACTTATTTACTCAATTTCCCCTTCATATAACTGTACTTCTGGCAACAAGTTGAATCTTGGATTCACAGCCAGCTCCCTGCCCCTCATCCCCAACCTAATACGCAGGTCTGAGGCAGGGCCCCAGATTGGCTGGTGCGTCCAGCAGGGAGGCACCAGGCCAAATAAAGCATGACCCTGAGAAAGGAAGAAGGTGGGAAAAGGTCATTGGAAACCTTAGCCCTGCACCTGCTGGGCCATTAACACCCCCCACACCCCTCCCACTGCCCACCCCTGTGCCAACTCAGAGCTGGGACCTGAGAGTCTCTCTAGCCCTCACAGTCCTCAGTTGGTCAGTCTTTGTGATTTACtgggagcatttagtccatttacatttaatgtacaTAATTACTGACATGTTCAGGTTTAAATAGATCATCTTAGTTGgtggtttctatttttctgcatgTTTCTTGCCTACTTTTGGAATGGTTGTTCTCAACTTCTTTCATTCTGTTTGTGTTCTTTCAGTGGTTATTCTAGAAATTATGTACACTTacctatttttaagaaatttgatAGGAGCAGGATTATAAAGCATATGAGTACACAGAAAGGATATTACTTAGGGAATGTCCTGTGTGATGCACAGCATTGCCTTTATGAAGAAGATCTTTGTTAGATTTTGCTACTAGATGTATCTGTTTTTCTCCACTACTGGTTTGTTTTTACATTATAGTTGCTGTAAATCAAGTAACCAATGGTGTGTTCTACATTGTCATGGAAGCTAGGAAATTTAGATTAAATTTCAGACCTACCTCTAATAAGCTTATCTGATCTCTTGGGCTTTTGGTCCATTAGTTGATATTTTGCATCCCTTTCTACCTCCCTTCTCCCAACCCATTTATCATTAAGCCTTGTCAGTTTTATGTTCCAACTGTAACTCAATTTAggtcttgtttttctgtttacattGCCACCAAGTGAATATTGGCCATCATTTATTTCCTGGACTCTTGCAACAACATCTCtgattctgctttttaaaatcccttCCAATCTTTCCAAAGTTAGTAGCCAGAGGGATCCTCCTAAGAGACAAATTGTGTCATGTCATTTCTGCACTTCAAATTCCTTTAGGGGCATCAGCCTCAGCATGCTTGCTTCTTGCCATGGCTCACTGGGTGGGAATGCTCAAGGTGCACACTGGCTTGCATGCCTTTCGTTTGGTCTCAAGACCTTTGCACTtctgctcttcctccttcctccacagTCTGGCTAACTCCTATGGGTCCTTCATTTCTCACTGTaaattcccctttcttttttattgagacagagtcttgctctgtcactcaggttggagtgcagtggcactgtcttgctcactgcaacctccatctcctgggtttaagtgattctcctgccttagcctcccaagtagctgggactacaagtgtgtgccacaacacctggctaatttaatacagatgggggtttgccatgttggctaggctgttctcggactcctgacccgcgttggcctccgaaagtgctgggattacaggcgtgagccaccgcacccagcctaaattccACTTTTTAACAGAACTCTTTATTGATGTTCCAACTTGAGTTATGTCCCTTCTATTGCTTTGTTATAGTCACTCTTATTCTTTTGTTGCACTtactataaatttattatttttttgattttaaaagaaatgtttctaaTATAATAGAGGAAGTTTTAGAGAATGATAGAACCAGCATCTATGTGTCCTCCACCTAGCTTTgtcaaatgttaacatttgtcttatttgtaacagatttttttctttttattttgagagagtctcactctgtctcccaggctggagtgcagtcacgcgatcttggctcactgcaacatccgtctcctgggttcaagcaattctcctgcctcagcctcccaagtagctgggaccacaggcatgtgccaccacgcccagctaatttttttgtatttttttttttttccacacagaaccacttttattcaacatatgtaaaatgtgatgagtgttaacattttaaataagcaatCTGCTTAATGGACATTGGTATGAAGGGAAGTGTCATTCTTTACCTCACTCCTCAAACACTTTTCTATCCAAAGTTTGGTTTGAGTCAATATTGGCATCATACAACCATTTACTGTAAAATAAGTTTATTGGTGGAAATGTGATATAATTTATTCTCGATATCTGATGTTACAAACTTTAGGGTCCTTGAGATATGCAGGATCCTTGTATGTAACTGGCATAAACCCCAGTATTTGAGCTCTCTTAATTgcttttgtgatttctttctgtttcttcccacAAAGACCTGTAATGTGCTTTCCATAAATGCATCCAGTAAATGGAGAAACAAACTGGGACAAAAGCTGTACATTCTTATAATCTACACGCTTTCCACACAAGATACATTTCTTAAGAGGTTCTTTATAAGGATTTTCCATTGTAATGGGCAGGTCCTCGTTGCTGGATACCTGTTTATATTGTGAACAACCTCTTCTCCAAAGCACCGTGTGAGTCCCGGGATGTGTAAGGCTGACAGCAGCCGTTACCAAGCGTGTCAACTTCTTCCTCCCTAGACCACCGCAAACAGCAACCATAGCGGCCATGGTTCCGCGTTTGTTCcaccatttttttgtatttttaatagagatggggtttcaccatattggttaggctggtctcaaactcctgacctcaaatgatccacccgcctcagcctcccaaagtgctgagattacaggtgtgagccaccctgcccgcccagatttttttcttactggtaCAAAGACTACATTATAAATAGAGTTAATTCTGTGTGTGGCTTTCTCTTGTTTCCCCTtcctattttttttgagatggggttttgctcttgtcactcgggctggagtgcagtggcacaatctcagctcactgcaacctctgcctcctgggttcaagtgattctcccgcctcagcctcataagtagctgggattataggtgcccgccaccacgcctggctaatttttgtatttttagtagagatggggtttcaccacgttggccaggctggtctcgaactcctgacatcaggtgatctgcctgcctcggcctcccaaagtgctgggtgggattacaggcgtgagccactatgtctagccaagtttaaaatttttaaattaaaatgttctccGTCAGATTGCTGTAAAACTTTCTAAATTCTTACTCTCAATTGCAATGTTTATCTTGTCAAGGACCAGTAGAATTCAGTTCGTGGCCTGCCCCTTTCCATGGACATACCTTGAGTAGCGCTATTCTCGGAATACATCTAGAAGTGTGCCGTGGCGTGGGGCTTTCTTCAGCTTGAATATTGCCAAGCTGCTCTCCGCAGGGCCGGGTCAATGTCAGTCCCACCAGTGGTGTATAACAGGACCCTGTGAATGTATATTCCCACCAACCCTTCTTACTGTCAATCTGGAATGGGGAct
This region includes:
- the LOC112629874 gene encoding 28S ribosomal protein S18c, mitochondrial isoform X2 encodes the protein MAAMVAVCGGLGRKKLTRLVTAAVSLTHPGTHTVLWRRGCSQYKQVSSNEDLLLSQFVSPFTGCIYGKHITGLCGKKQKEITKAIKRAQILGFMPVTYKDPAYLKDPKVCNIRYRE
- the LOC112629874 gene encoding 28S ribosomal protein S18c, mitochondrial isoform X1 yields the protein MAAMVAVCGGLGRKKLTRLVTAAVSLTHPGTHTVLWRRGCSQYKQVSSNEDLPITMENPYKEPLKKCILCGKRVDYKNVQLLSQFVSPFTGCIYGKHITGLCGKKQKEITKAIKRAQILGFMPVTYKDPAYLKDPKVCNIRYRE